The stretch of DNA TTTCCGCGCGCGCCGGTACACCGGCATGAGGAGGATCGCGAGCACCGCCGCCCATGCGATCGGCGCGAGGAAAGGCTCGAAAACCCGCCACAGCAGATACGCCAGGACCGCACCCGCCGCGATCGAGAACGCGAGCGAGCGGGCGCGCGGCATGCCCCCGGATGATAGCATCGGCCGCCGTGACGACGGCCGGAATCGAGCCTCCGCTGCGCGCTTCGGCGCTCCCGGACGCGGAGGGGAACCTCCGGCGGCGATCCCTCTTCTTCCGGGCGGCCCGGGCCGAAGGGTTTCGCCGGATCGGCGTCGCCGCCGCGGGTCCCGCGCCCCGCGCATCGGATTTCGAGGCATGGCTCGACGCCGGGATGCACGGGTCGATGACCTACCTCGAGCGGTCGCGTCGCCTCCGGGCCGATGCGCGCGCTCTCCTGCCGGAAGCCCGCTCGGTCGTCGTGCTGGCCGACGCCTACCAAGCGGGCGACCCCGCGGCTCCCGACGGAACCCGCACGGCGCGGTATGCGCTCGCCGAGGACTACCACCGGACGCTCCGCGCGCGGTGCGAACGGGTCGTCGCGGCGGTCCGCGGAGCCGGTGTCGCGCTCTCGGCGCGGATCTGCGTCGATTCCGCACCGCTCGCCGAACGCGCGTTCGCCGCCGCCGCCGGCATCGGCTGGATCGGGAAGAACGGCATGCTCATGAACGCCGAAGACGGGAGCTGGCTGCTCCTCTGCGCGATCGTCACGGATCTCGCCCTCCCCGCCGACTCCCCGGCCGCGGAACGCTGCGGGTCCTGCACCCGCTGCCTCGACGCCTGTCCGACCGGCGCGTTCCCCCGCCCCGGCGTGGTCGACGCGAACCGATGCCTCTCCTACTGGACGATCGAGCAGCGCGGCGCGATTCCGGAATCGATCGCGCGGCAGATGGACGGGTGGGTGTTCGGCTGCGACGTCTGCCAGGAGGTCTGTCCGTACAACGCGGCGATCGAGACCGGAACGCTCGAGCGCCGGCCGCCGTCGCTCGCCGAGCTCCTCGAGACCGGGGCCGCGGAGTGGAAGCGGCGATTCGGCGACACGCCGGTGGCGCGGGCGGGGGCCGCGGGAATGCGGCGGAACGCGGCCGCGGTCGCCGAAGCGCGAGGCGACCCCGCCTTGCTCCCCGTGATCGCCCCGCTCGCCGCGGGGAAGCATCCGATCGTCGCGGCGCAGGCGGCTCGCGCCGTTCGCGCGCTCGATGCGCGATGACGCCGTGTCGGATCCCGCCCATCCGCTCCCTCTGGTTCTCGTCGTCGCCGCCGTCGTCGTCCGGGACGGCCGCGTCCTCCTCTCGCGGCGGCCGCCCGGAAAACACCTCGCCGGCCTGTGGGAGTTTCCGGGCGGAAAGGTCGAGGAGGGAGAGACGCCGGAAGGCGCGCTCGCGCGCGAGGTCCGCGAGGAGCTCGGCCTCGAGATCGAGACTCCGCTCCCGTACGCGTTCGTGCACCACGAATATCCGGAGAAACGGATCCTGATGCTCGCGTACCGTTGCGGCGCGCAGGGCGATCCGTCGGGGACGCCGCTCGAGTGGCGATGGCAGCCGCTCGCCGATCTGGATCCGGACGAAATGCCGGCCGCCGACGAGGCGATCGTCGCCGCCCTCCGGGGAGAAGCCGCATGACGACGTCTCTCGTCCTCTTCCTGGCCCTGTTCTTCTTCTTCCTCCTGCTTTCCGCGTTCTTCGCGGCCTCGGAGACGGCGCTCGTGGCGCTCGGACGGATCGACCTCCAGCACATGCGCGAGCGGAAGATCCGGGGCGCCGACACGGTGGACCGCCTGAAGAAGCAGCCGGCCCGGCTGCTT from Thermoanaerobaculia bacterium encodes:
- the queG gene encoding tRNA epoxyqueuosine(34) reductase QueG; its protein translation is MTTAGIEPPLRASALPDAEGNLRRRSLFFRAARAEGFRRIGVAAAGPAPRASDFEAWLDAGMHGSMTYLERSRRLRADARALLPEARSVVVLADAYQAGDPAAPDGTRTARYALAEDYHRTLRARCERVVAAVRGAGVALSARICVDSAPLAERAFAAAAGIGWIGKNGMLMNAEDGSWLLLCAIVTDLALPADSPAAERCGSCTRCLDACPTGAFPRPGVVDANRCLSYWTIEQRGAIPESIARQMDGWVFGCDVCQEVCPYNAAIETGTLERRPPSLAELLETGAAEWKRRFGDTPVARAGAAGMRRNAAAVAEARGDPALLPVIAPLAAGKHPIVAAQAARAVRALDAR
- a CDS encoding (deoxy)nucleoside triphosphate pyrophosphohydrolase; this encodes MSDPAHPLPLVLVVAAVVVRDGRVLLSRRPPGKHLAGLWEFPGGKVEEGETPEGALAREVREELGLEIETPLPYAFVHHEYPEKRILMLAYRCGAQGDPSGTPLEWRWQPLADLDPDEMPAADEAIVAALRGEAA